In Erythrobacter litoralis HTCC2594, a single genomic region encodes these proteins:
- a CDS encoding acyl-CoA dehydrogenase family protein, with product MDFTIPQELEDYYAELEKFIEDEIIPLEQQDDNIRFFDHRREWARTDFEAGGLPREEWEALLVEAKRRADKAGHWRFSAPKKYGGKDGSNLWMAVIRDRFAQRGLGLHNDLQNEHSIVGNFPFVEMYEQWGTEEQKQEFILGGFEGTRRVAFGLTEPDHGSDATHMETRAVRETRDGVDGWLINGEKMWITGMHVATHCAMFCRTDGEDGDARGITCLLVPNPTEGLEIEEWMWTFNMPTDHPRLSVKDVWVPESAMLGREGLGLALAQSFVHQNRIRQAASSLGAAQFCVEESVKYARERKPFGEELAKNQAIQFPLVELATQCEMLRLLIYKTAWEMDNMPHAEIEKTISDKVSMCNYWANRLVCQAADRAMQVHGGIGYSRHKPFEHIYRHHRRYRITEGAEEIQMRKVAAYLFGYLGPRKGEFD from the coding sequence ATGGATTTCACCATCCCGCAGGAGCTCGAGGATTATTACGCCGAGCTCGAAAAGTTCATCGAGGACGAGATCATCCCGCTCGAACAGCAGGACGACAATATCCGCTTCTTCGATCACCGCCGCGAATGGGCGCGGACCGATTTCGAGGCAGGAGGACTTCCGCGCGAGGAATGGGAAGCGCTGCTGGTCGAGGCCAAGCGCCGCGCCGACAAGGCCGGGCACTGGCGCTTCTCCGCGCCCAAGAAGTATGGCGGCAAGGATGGCTCCAACCTGTGGATGGCGGTGATCCGCGACCGCTTCGCGCAGCGCGGGCTGGGGCTGCATAACGATTTGCAGAACGAGCACAGCATCGTCGGCAATTTCCCCTTCGTCGAAATGTACGAGCAATGGGGCACCGAGGAGCAGAAGCAGGAATTCATCCTCGGCGGTTTCGAAGGCACCCGCCGGGTCGCCTTCGGCCTGACCGAACCCGATCACGGCAGCGACGCTACCCACATGGAAACCCGCGCCGTGCGCGAGACGCGCGATGGGGTCGATGGGTGGCTCATCAACGGCGAGAAGATGTGGATCACCGGCATGCATGTCGCCACGCATTGCGCGATGTTCTGCCGCACCGATGGCGAGGATGGCGATGCGCGCGGGATCACGTGCCTGCTCGTGCCCAACCCCACCGAAGGGCTGGAGATCGAGGAGTGGATGTGGACCTTCAACATGCCCACCGATCACCCGCGCCTCAGCGTGAAGGATGTTTGGGTGCCCGAAAGCGCCATGCTGGGCCGTGAGGGTCTCGGCCTCGCGCTGGCGCAAAGCTTCGTGCACCAGAACCGCATCCGGCAGGCGGCGAGTTCGCTGGGCGCGGCGCAATTCTGCGTCGAGGAAAGCGTCAAATACGCCCGCGAGCGCAAGCCGTTCGGTGAAGAGCTGGCGAAGAACCAGGCGATCCAGTTTCCGCTGGTCGAGCTGGCGACGCAATGCGAGATGCTGCGCCTGCTGATCTACAAGACCGCTTGGGAGATGGACAACATGCCGCACGCGGAAATCGAGAAGACGATCTCCGACAAGGTCAGCATGTGCAATTACTGGGCGAACCGGCTGGTGTGCCAGGCCGCCGACCGGGCGATGCAGGTGCATGGCGGGATCGGCTATTCGCGGCACAAACCGTTCGAGCACATCTATCGCCACCACCGCCGCTATCGCATCACCGAAGGCGCGGAAGAGATCCAGATGCGCAAGGTCGCGGCCTATCTGTTCGGCTATCTGGGGCCAAGGAAGGGCGAGTTCGACTAG
- a CDS encoding DUF305 domain-containing protein, giving the protein MTKNFARGLAASLLLGTSTIAAAQTAPIIQPGAPGMENKTLAAEDATKLAATTYTPADARFMQMMIPHHRQAVAMTALVEGRTANEDIVAIAGRIDAGQADEIAFMREWLEARGERLEMMHHQAGMSHAEHMAAMGMATPEQVARLATLEGTAFDELFLELMIRHHQGAIDMVDDLLDQPGTAYDPVMFEFVNDIKTEQQGEIERMNAIAAGLSTDPRAGLAAGFRDAGEAISNLRLVTAMPKPTGFFDPANPAQLQPLIEKKEEKKADDESAEKPDAEEEPELVAATTPDPRADDEDDEDRFGQRGSLLSFANTDIAFSGDLMVAGNYHGWNAYRLGEDGVPELVTSVVCPGGQGDVSIVGDILIMSVQDSRARKDCGLQGVQGKVSEDRFRGLRIFDISDITNPRQVGLVQTCRGSHTHSVVNANDTRIIVYNSGTSYVRDDEELAGCFDTAGDDTALFSIDVVEIPLADPGASRVVDSPRVFAQDGQIAGLWRGGDHGEGTQKTNSTNHCHDITVFPSLNLAAGACSGNGIIMDISDPMKPVRIDDVTDKGFAYWHSATFNNDGTKVLFTDEWGGGGRPRCQAGDPMDWGANAFYSLRDGELTFDSLYKIPAPQSDKENCVAHNGSIIPVPGRDIFVQAWYQGGISVIDFTDAKNPIEIAYFDRGPVDKDQLITGGYWSAYWYKGRIYATEIARGLDVFALEPSEFLTAEETAAAEAAQFPGDVFNPQTQTQVTWPEDVVARVEQSRKGG; this is encoded by the coding sequence ATGACAAAGAACTTCGCTCGCGGGCTTGCCGCATCGCTGTTGCTTGGCACCTCCACTATCGCCGCTGCACAAACCGCGCCGATCATCCAGCCTGGCGCGCCGGGCATGGAGAACAAGACACTGGCGGCGGAGGATGCGACCAAGCTGGCGGCCACCACCTACACCCCGGCGGATGCGCGCTTCATGCAGATGATGATCCCGCACCACCGGCAGGCGGTCGCGATGACTGCGCTTGTCGAAGGGCGCACAGCGAACGAAGATATCGTCGCGATTGCCGGGCGCATCGATGCCGGCCAGGCAGACGAGATCGCCTTCATGCGCGAATGGCTCGAAGCGCGCGGCGAGCGTCTCGAAATGATGCATCACCAGGCGGGCATGAGCCACGCCGAGCACATGGCAGCGATGGGCATGGCCACGCCGGAGCAGGTGGCGCGGCTTGCGACACTCGAGGGCACCGCTTTCGATGAACTGTTTCTCGAGCTGATGATCCGCCACCATCAGGGCGCGATCGATATGGTGGACGATCTGCTCGACCAGCCGGGGACGGCTTACGATCCGGTGATGTTCGAGTTCGTCAACGACATCAAAACCGAGCAGCAGGGCGAGATCGAGCGGATGAATGCGATCGCCGCCGGTCTCTCGACCGATCCGCGCGCCGGGCTTGCCGCCGGGTTCCGCGATGCGGGGGAAGCGATCTCCAATCTTCGGCTGGTGACCGCCATGCCCAAGCCCACCGGCTTCTTCGATCCCGCCAATCCCGCGCAGCTCCAGCCGCTCATCGAGAAAAAGGAAGAAAAGAAAGCGGACGACGAGTCGGCTGAGAAGCCCGATGCCGAAGAGGAACCCGAGCTGGTCGCTGCGACAACGCCCGATCCGCGCGCAGATGACGAGGACGACGAGGATCGCTTCGGCCAGCGCGGCTCGCTGCTCAGCTTTGCCAATACCGACATCGCTTTCTCGGGCGACTTGATGGTGGCGGGCAATTACCATGGCTGGAATGCCTATCGACTGGGTGAGGACGGTGTGCCGGAACTGGTCACTTCCGTCGTCTGCCCCGGCGGGCAGGGCGATGTCTCGATCGTCGGCGACATCCTGATCATGAGCGTGCAGGACAGTCGCGCACGCAAGGATTGCGGGCTGCAGGGCGTGCAGGGCAAGGTCAGCGAAGACCGCTTCCGCGGCCTGCGCATTTTCGACATTTCCGATATCACGAACCCGCGCCAGGTCGGGCTGGTCCAGACGTGCCGGGGCAGCCACACGCATTCGGTCGTGAATGCCAACGACACGCGGATCATCGTCTACAATTCGGGCACCAGCTACGTCCGCGACGACGAGGAGCTGGCCGGTTGCTTCGATACGGCCGGCGACGATACGGCGCTGTTCAGCATCGACGTGGTCGAAATCCCGCTGGCCGACCCCGGCGCATCGCGTGTCGTCGACAGCCCGCGCGTCTTTGCCCAGGACGGCCAGATCGCCGGCCTGTGGCGCGGCGGCGACCATGGGGAAGGCACGCAGAAAACCAACTCCACCAACCACTGTCACGACATCACCGTCTTCCCCTCGCTCAATCTCGCGGCGGGCGCGTGCTCCGGGAACGGCATCATCATGGACATTTCGGACCCGATGAAGCCGGTGCGGATCGACGATGTCACCGACAAGGGTTTCGCCTACTGGCACTCGGCGACCTTCAACAATGACGGCACCAAGGTCCTCTTCACCGACGAATGGGGCGGTGGTGGCCGCCCGCGCTGCCAGGCGGGCGATCCGATGGATTGGGGCGCCAACGCGTTCTACTCGCTCAGGGACGGCGAGCTGACATTCGACAGCCTTTACAAGATCCCCGCGCCGCAGAGCGACAAGGAAAACTGCGTCGCGCATAACGGCTCGATCATCCCCGTTCCGGGCCGCGATATCTTCGTTCAGGCGTGGTATCAGGGCGGTATCAGCGTGATCGACTTCACCGATGCGAAGAATCCGATCGAAATCGCCTATTTCGATCGCGGCCCTGTCGACAAGGACCAGCTCATCACCGGCGGATACTGGTCGGCCTATTGGTACAAGGGCCGCATCTATGCGACCGAGATCGCCCGCGGGCTCGATGTCTTCGCGCTGGAGCCGAGCGAGTTCCTGACGGCGGAAGAAACTGCCGCTGCCGAAGCCGCGCAATTCCCCGGCGATGTCTTCAATCCGCAGACGCAGACGCAAGTCACCTGGCCCGAGGACGTGGTCGCGCGGGTGGAGCAAAGCCGCAAGGGCGGCTGA
- a CDS encoding aspartyl/asparaginyl beta-hydroxylase domain-containing protein has translation MHRGADQLGGEAGSGHGGEAERATYVRPRQSALVRFGKRMRDPVNAWFARQSRIATDPVVDAASLPVLQPLAREWRTVQREAQALLAGREDIPDFGKISPDHRRIANGPQWKSFFFEGYGFKSKANRAKCPRTAELLDGIPGLVVAFFSIMDGDAHVPRHRGLTKAWLNCHLPLIVPTRPGRCEMQVAGETVRWREGEWLVFDETFPHEVWNTTGSPRVVLMLQVRRPMRWSGQAAARAIYEIIRRTGFVQDVRKAVGA, from the coding sequence ATGCATCGCGGAGCAGACCAGCTCGGCGGTGAAGCAGGGTCGGGTCACGGTGGGGAAGCGGAGCGCGCGACCTATGTGCGCCCCAGGCAGTCCGCGCTAGTCCGCTTCGGCAAGCGGATGAGGGACCCGGTTAACGCCTGGTTCGCGCGCCAATCGCGGATTGCGACCGATCCGGTCGTGGATGCCGCATCCCTGCCCGTCCTCCAGCCGCTGGCCCGCGAATGGCGCACCGTCCAGCGCGAGGCACAGGCGCTGCTCGCCGGGCGCGAGGACATTCCCGACTTCGGCAAGATCTCGCCCGATCATCGCCGCATCGCCAACGGCCCGCAATGGAAGAGCTTCTTTTTCGAAGGCTACGGCTTCAAGTCGAAGGCCAATCGCGCCAAGTGTCCGCGCACGGCAGAATTGCTCGACGGCATTCCCGGCCTCGTCGTGGCCTTCTTCTCGATCATGGATGGCGATGCGCATGTTCCGCGCCACCGCGGGCTGACCAAGGCCTGGCTCAATTGCCACTTGCCGCTGATCGTGCCGACCCGGCCCGGGCGGTGCGAAATGCAGGTCGCTGGCGAGACCGTGCGCTGGCGCGAAGGTGAATGGCTGGTCTTCGACGAGACCTTCCCGCACGAAGTCTGGAATACCACCGGAAGCCCGCGCGTGGTGCTGATGCTGCAAGTGCGCCGCCCGATGCGCTGGTCCGGTCAAGCAGCGGCGCGCGCGATCTACGAGATCATCCGGCGCACAGGCTTCGTGCAGGATGTGCGCAAAGCTGTCGGAGCCTGA
- a CDS encoding DUF885 domain-containing protein — protein MKRLLAALLVSTAAVPVLPLHAQDAAFECSVEDESACLNQWFESKFEEELAFSPLRQTALGLRTDYDKIDDMSVEAEQEQLEWWQATAAEMESTFDYDALSDDAKLSWDMWMFRKEQAEKAAEFREQGYILHQMNGLHTALPSFLISQHRVESEADMEAFIARLGGIGKAMDQLLKRAQDNAAAGTRPPRFSYDAVIAESKKITSGAPFETEGEVGETSALWEASEGHLAKLLADGTITEARAAELREEARTALVNEMAPAYARVIAWFEQDRPNTDEEAQGVSALSDGADFYAYRLNAMTTTDLTADEIHDLGLSEVARIRSEMEAIKGQVGFEGDLQAFFTFMREDDQFYYPDNDAGAQMYIDQAQEHLDFINTRLPEFFGILPKAPLEVRRVEPFREQDGAAQHYRPGTPDGSRPGIYYAHLSDMRAMPIPSLEVIAYHEGNPGHHMQLSIAQELEGIPKFRAQGGYIPAFGEGWALYSEKLAKEMGAYEDPYSDFGRLTTEIWRAIRLVVDTGLHSKGWTEQQAVDYFLANSPIPEAAVKSEVRRYIVMPGQATAYKIGMIRIQELRAKAEQELGDDFDIRGFHDTVLGGGPVPLNILERRVDQWIASVKAG, from the coding sequence ATGAAACGCCTGCTTGCCGCCCTGCTCGTCTCCACCGCCGCCGTGCCGGTCCTGCCGCTCCATGCGCAGGACGCCGCTTTCGAATGCAGCGTCGAGGATGAGAGCGCGTGCCTCAACCAGTGGTTCGAGAGCAAGTTCGAGGAAGAACTCGCTTTCAGCCCTCTGCGGCAGACCGCGCTCGGCCTGAGGACCGACTATGACAAAATCGACGACATGAGCGTCGAGGCCGAGCAGGAACAGCTCGAATGGTGGCAGGCGACCGCTGCCGAGATGGAGAGCACGTTCGATTACGATGCGCTGTCCGACGACGCCAAGCTCAGCTGGGACATGTGGATGTTCCGCAAGGAGCAGGCGGAGAAGGCGGCAGAGTTTCGCGAGCAGGGCTACATCCTGCACCAGATGAACGGGCTGCACACCGCATTGCCGAGCTTTCTCATCAGCCAGCACCGCGTGGAAAGCGAAGCCGACATGGAAGCCTTCATCGCCCGGCTCGGCGGGATCGGCAAGGCGATGGATCAGCTGCTCAAGCGCGCGCAGGACAATGCCGCCGCCGGCACCCGCCCGCCGCGCTTTTCCTATGACGCGGTGATTGCGGAATCGAAGAAGATCACCAGCGGCGCTCCGTTCGAAACGGAAGGCGAGGTGGGCGAAACCTCGGCGTTGTGGGAAGCCAGCGAAGGTCATCTCGCCAAGCTCCTTGCCGATGGCACGATCACCGAGGCGCGCGCTGCGGAATTGCGCGAAGAAGCGCGCACGGCCCTCGTGAACGAGATGGCGCCCGCCTATGCCCGCGTGATCGCATGGTTCGAGCAGGACCGGCCCAACACCGACGAGGAAGCGCAGGGTGTCAGCGCGCTCAGCGACGGCGCGGATTTCTACGCCTATCGCCTCAACGCCATGACCACCACCGACCTGACCGCGGACGAAATCCACGACCTCGGCCTCAGCGAAGTCGCCCGCATCCGCAGCGAGATGGAAGCGATCAAGGGCCAGGTCGGTTTCGAAGGCGATCTGCAGGCCTTCTTCACCTTCATGCGCGAGGACGACCAGTTCTACTATCCGGATAATGACGCGGGCGCGCAGATGTATATCGACCAAGCGCAGGAGCACCTCGATTTCATCAACACGCGTCTGCCCGAATTCTTCGGCATCCTGCCCAAGGCCCCGCTGGAGGTGCGCCGGGTCGAGCCGTTCCGCGAGCAGGACGGCGCCGCGCAGCACTATCGCCCCGGCACGCCCGACGGCTCGCGCCCCGGCATCTATTACGCGCATCTTTCCGACATGCGCGCGATGCCGATCCCGAGCCTGGAAGTGATCGCCTATCACGAAGGCAACCCGGGCCATCACATGCAATTGTCGATCGCGCAGGAGCTGGAAGGCATTCCCAAGTTCCGCGCGCAAGGCGGCTATATTCCCGCCTTCGGCGAAGGTTGGGCGCTCTATTCGGAGAAGCTCGCCAAGGAAATGGGCGCCTATGAAGACCCCTATTCGGACTTCGGGCGGCTGACGACGGAGATATGGCGCGCGATCCGGCTGGTGGTCGACACGGGTTTGCACTCGAAGGGTTGGACCGAGCAGCAGGCCGTGGATTATTTCCTCGCCAACTCGCCCATCCCCGAAGCGGCGGTAAAATCCGAAGTGCGGCGCTATATCGTGATGCCCGGGCAGGCGACCGCCTACAAGATCGGCATGATCCGCATCCAGGAATTGCGCGCCAAAGCGGAGCAGGAGCTGGGCGACGATTTCGATATTCGCGGCTTCCACGATACCGTGCTCGGTGGCGGGCCGGTGCCGCTCAATATCCTCGAGCGGCGGGTCGACCAGTGGATCGCGAGCGTCAAGGCGGGGTGA
- a CDS encoding copper resistance protein B, with the protein MMRPLLALSLAALAAPLAAQDHDHGAGAKKQENPRPVAPAPMTPVDEPVTVLRLPGMPEPEAPPPVDHKAMGHGAMDHGQMDHGAMGHGAHGPAPAADDPPPARALEGPRHAADAIWGEAAMAGARETLARENGGMTTGMIMVERFEARVSEGENAFLWDAQGWYGGDLNRFVLKTEGEGVFGGNVEVAEIQALFSRAIGPFFDLQAGARLDLEPETRSHLVLGVQGLAPYMFHVDGALFLSDRGDLTARIEGEYDQKITQRLILQPRLEVEFSGQDIPEREIGAGLTKVETGLRLRYEIAREFAPYIGIGHEAKLGETADIARAAGEDTDGFALLAGIRAWF; encoded by the coding sequence ATGATGAGGCCGCTGCTCGCCCTGTCCCTTGCCGCGCTCGCGGCTCCGCTCGCTGCGCAGGACCATGATCATGGCGCTGGTGCCAAGAAGCAGGAGAACCCCAGGCCGGTCGCGCCCGCTCCGATGACTCCGGTCGACGAGCCGGTCACGGTGCTGCGCCTGCCGGGCATGCCTGAACCCGAAGCGCCGCCGCCGGTCGATCATAAGGCCATGGGGCATGGAGCCATGGATCACGGGCAGATGGATCATGGCGCGATGGGCCATGGCGCTCACGGGCCAGCGCCCGCCGCCGACGATCCGCCCCCGGCGCGCGCGCTCGAAGGGCCAAGACACGCCGCCGACGCGATCTGGGGCGAAGCCGCGATGGCCGGAGCGCGTGAAACCCTTGCCAGGGAAAATGGCGGAATGACGACCGGCATGATTATGGTCGAACGTTTCGAGGCACGCGTCAGCGAGGGCGAAAACGCTTTCCTGTGGGACGCGCAGGGCTGGTATGGCGGCGACCTCAATCGCTTCGTGCTCAAGACCGAGGGCGAAGGCGTGTTCGGCGGCAATGTCGAGGTTGCGGAAATTCAGGCGCTTTTCAGCCGGGCGATCGGGCCGTTTTTCGATCTTCAGGCGGGTGCGCGGCTCGATCTGGAGCCGGAAACGCGCAGCCACCTCGTGCTAGGTGTGCAGGGCCTTGCGCCGTACATGTTCCATGTCGACGGGGCGCTGTTCCTGTCCGACCGGGGCGACCTGACCGCGCGGATCGAGGGCGAATACGACCAGAAAATCACCCAGCGCCTGATCCTGCAGCCCCGGCTCGAGGTGGAGTTTTCGGGGCAGGATATTCCGGAACGCGAAATCGGTGCGGGCCTCACCAAGGTCGAGACCGGACTGCGGCTGCGCTACGAGATCGCGCGTGAATTCGCGCCCTATATCGGCATCGGCCACGAAGCGAAGCTCGGCGAAACGGCGGACATCGCGCGCGCGGCGGGCGAGGATACCGACGGCTTCGCGTTGCTCGCCGGCATCCGCGCCTGGTTCTAG
- a CDS encoding copper resistance system multicopper oxidase has translation MSRIIKPASPMLSRRGLIASTAALAAASALPSPAWAKGGSMREAKKGFGTYSGESIDLAIGHARYSTGGRSGHAIAVDGMIPGPLIKLREGQNVRLNVTNHLDEDSSIHWHGLLLPFQFDGVPGVSFPGIKPGETFTYEFPVRQAGTYWWHSHSGLQEQMGHYGPLVIEAADGSDARFDRDYIVLLSEFSPIHPHEIMRKLKVGEHYFNNQMMTATDGAMSGEERRMWGAMRMNPRDIADVSAPAYTYLVNGHGPADDLEYLFNPGEKVRLRIINGSAMTFFNMRIPGVPMTVIQADGQDVEDVEVDELQIGVAETYDVVVTPPAGSHALVAESMDRSGMGIASLTSQAGQRAVAPPLREIPTLTMVDMGMGAMDHGSGDGGMDHGSGGMDHPMRDKSLVPPDVKVGPGVDMIAPMPMDRMDFPGLGLDTVDHRVLRYTNLKSKKANPHRMPERTMQIHLTGNMERYMWSFDGKKFTAVTDDPIRFAYDERVRVKLVNDTMMAHPIHLHGHFFELVNGGEHNMHQPRKHTVIVQPGSSATFDLTADEPGDWAFHCHLLYHMHAGMMQVVTVRPFPEVT, from the coding sequence ATGTCCCGGATTATCAAGCCAGCATCGCCGATGCTTTCCAGGCGCGGCCTGATTGCCAGCACCGCCGCGCTCGCAGCGGCATCCGCACTGCCCTCGCCCGCTTGGGCCAAGGGCGGCTCGATGCGCGAAGCGAAGAAAGGTTTCGGCACCTATTCGGGCGAAAGCATCGACCTTGCCATCGGGCACGCGCGCTATTCGACCGGGGGGCGCAGCGGCCATGCGATCGCCGTCGACGGGATGATCCCCGGTCCGCTGATCAAGCTGCGCGAAGGCCAGAATGTCCGGCTCAACGTCACCAATCATCTGGACGAAGACAGTTCGATCCACTGGCATGGGCTATTGCTGCCTTTCCAGTTCGACGGCGTGCCCGGGGTCAGTTTCCCGGGCATCAAGCCGGGCGAAACCTTCACCTATGAATTCCCGGTCCGGCAGGCGGGCACATATTGGTGGCACAGCCATTCCGGCCTGCAGGAGCAGATGGGGCATTACGGCCCGCTGGTAATCGAAGCCGCCGACGGTTCGGATGCGCGTTTCGACCGTGACTATATCGTGCTGCTGAGCGAGTTCTCGCCGATACATCCGCACGAAATCATGCGTAAGCTCAAGGTGGGCGAGCACTACTTCAACAACCAGATGATGACCGCAACCGACGGCGCAATGTCCGGCGAGGAGCGGCGCATGTGGGGCGCGATGCGAATGAACCCGCGCGACATCGCCGACGTGTCCGCACCCGCCTACACCTATCTCGTCAACGGGCACGGCCCGGCGGACGATCTCGAATATCTCTTCAATCCCGGCGAAAAGGTGCGCCTGCGCATCATCAACGGCTCGGCCATGACCTTCTTCAACATGCGCATCCCCGGCGTGCCGATGACGGTGATCCAGGCCGACGGGCAGGATGTCGAGGACGTCGAAGTCGACGAGTTGCAGATCGGGGTGGCCGAAACCTACGATGTCGTCGTCACGCCGCCGGCGGGCAGCCATGCACTGGTCGCGGAATCGATGGACCGCAGCGGCATGGGCATCGCCAGCCTGACCTCGCAGGCCGGACAGCGCGCGGTCGCGCCGCCACTGCGTGAAATACCGACGCTGACCATGGTCGATATGGGCATGGGCGCGATGGATCATGGCTCCGGCGATGGCGGTATGGATCACGGCTCGGGCGGGATGGATCATCCCATGCGCGACAAAAGCCTGGTGCCGCCCGACGTGAAGGTCGGCCCCGGCGTCGACATGATCGCGCCGATGCCGATGGACCGAATGGATTTCCCCGGCCTCGGCCTCGACACCGTCGATCACCGCGTGCTGCGCTACACCAATCTGAAGTCGAAAAAGGCGAACCCGCATCGCATGCCCGAGCGGACGATGCAGATTCACCTGACCGGCAATATGGAACGCTACATGTGGTCCTTCGACGGCAAGAAATTCACCGCCGTCACCGACGATCCGATCCGCTTCGCCTATGACGAGCGCGTGCGGGTGAAGCTCGTCAACGACACGATGATGGCGCACCCGATCCACCTGCACGGCCATTTCTTCGAACTGGTCAATGGCGGCGAGCACAACATGCACCAGCCGCGCAAGCACACGGTGATCGTGCAGCCAGGCAGTAGCGCTACCTTCGACCTAACCGCCGACGAACCCGGCGACTGGGCTTTTCACTGCCACCTGCTCTACCACATGCATGCCGGGATGATGCAGGTGGTGACGGTGCGGCCGTTCCCCGAGGTCACATGA
- a CDS encoding metal-sensitive transcriptional regulator, which yields MSHEIESATERKTVNRLMRIAGQVQGVARMIEEDRYCIDVLTQLAAVKSALGKVETEVLKKHAACCVNEAIASGDEAEQRAKFNELVELLEKRR from the coding sequence ATGTCGCACGAAATTGAATCTGCAACCGAGCGCAAGACCGTCAACCGGCTGATGCGGATTGCCGGGCAGGTCCAGGGCGTCGCCCGCATGATCGAGGAAGACCGCTATTGCATCGACGTGCTGACCCAGCTCGCCGCGGTCAAATCCGCGCTCGGCAAGGTCGAAACCGAAGTGCTCAAGAAACACGCCGCCTGCTGCGTCAACGAAGCCATTGCCAGCGGCGACGAAGCCGAGCAGCGGGCGAAGTTCAACGAGCTGGTCGAGCTGCTGGAAAAGCGGCGCTAG
- a CDS encoding DUF305 domain-containing protein, which produces MTDRHNASQHSSQSGKWGTFFAMIATSIVTMFVLKYSNVYEPDHAFFSQTRVWMALMMGMAMIVIMLGFMWGMYRTFATKLAVMVLAVIGFFAFLFLARSQETVDDVSWMKAMIPHHSIAVLTSRRAEISDPRVRRLADAIIEAQVKEIAEMKLLLEDIEVNGERGDGTPIAPRTAQLTPELLQEAEKALEMPVTPELREKVETGT; this is translated from the coding sequence ATGACAGACAGGCACAATGCTTCGCAACACAGCTCGCAATCCGGCAAATGGGGCACGTTCTTCGCGATGATCGCCACATCCATCGTGACGATGTTCGTGCTGAAATATTCCAATGTCTACGAGCCGGACCATGCCTTTTTCAGCCAGACGCGCGTGTGGATGGCGCTAATGATGGGCATGGCCATGATCGTCATCATGCTTGGCTTCATGTGGGGCATGTACAGGACCTTTGCGACCAAGCTCGCAGTGATGGTGCTCGCGGTCATCGGCTTCTTCGCCTTTCTGTTTCTCGCGCGCAGCCAGGAGACGGTCGACGACGTGAGCTGGATGAAGGCGATGATCCCGCACCATTCGATCGCCGTCCTCACCAGCCGTCGGGCAGAGATCAGCGACCCGCGCGTACGCAGGCTCGCCGATGCGATCATCGAAGCGCAGGTGAAGGAAATCGCCGAAATGAAACTGCTGCTGGAAGATATCGAGGTCAATGGCGAGCGCGGCGACGGCACACCGATCGCTCCGCGCACTGCCCAACTGACGCCGGAATTGCTGCAGGAGGCCGAGAAGGCGCTGGAGATGCCGGTAACGCCGGAATTGCGCGAAAAGGTCGAAACCGGAACCTGA